The following coding sequences are from one Paenarthrobacter ureafaciens window:
- a CDS encoding TetR/AcrR family transcriptional regulator produces the protein MPRKPVAKDAVLDAFEALLIEVGERAATLDAVAKRAGVSKGGLLYHFPNKEALISALLERLDRLAEEDTEQMIAAPDGAAAYFIRSSVWAGTPMDRAFVATTRLAEVAHEETRRRFAAIQQRWLDVLAEDVGPEVAKAVSYMGDGLYFNAMFEGGQAGGSAGREADVGILLEVLERLRK, from the coding sequence ATGCCGCGAAAACCAGTTGCCAAGGATGCCGTCCTGGATGCCTTCGAGGCGCTCCTGATCGAGGTGGGGGAGCGGGCAGCAACGCTCGACGCCGTCGCGAAGCGCGCCGGAGTCTCCAAGGGAGGGCTCCTCTATCACTTCCCCAACAAGGAGGCCCTCATCAGCGCTTTGCTGGAACGCCTGGACCGCTTGGCGGAGGAAGACACCGAACAAATGATCGCGGCCCCGGACGGCGCAGCTGCGTACTTCATCCGGTCTTCAGTGTGGGCCGGTACGCCCATGGACCGGGCTTTTGTGGCGACCACCCGCTTGGCAGAGGTAGCCCACGAGGAGACGCGGAGGAGGTTTGCCGCCATCCAACAACGCTGGCTCGACGTGCTCGCCGAGGACGTTGGGCCGGAAGTCGCCAAAGCCGTCAGCTACATGGGTGACGGACTCTATTTCAACGCCATGTTCGAAGGCGGGCAGGCGGGCGGCAGCGCCGGGCGGGAGGCCGACGTCGGGATCCTGCTCGAGGTTCTGGAGCGACTGCGGAAGTAG
- the gcvT gene encoding glycine cleavage system aminomethyltransferase GcvT, with protein sequence MTEKHTALYEEHKKLGASFTDFGGWQMPLKYTSELAEHHAVRKSAGLFDLSHMGEVWVTGPQAAEFLDYALVGKISAMAEGKAKYSLICQEDGGIIDDLIVYRRGADKFLVVPNAGNAFVVAAELLQRAAGYDVLVEDASSSTSLIAVQGPLAEAILLRLVPAGQHSLVTDLKYYAAVEVTFLVAGSGQDLLLARTGYTGEDGFEIFVPNESAAALWQAISAVAEEGELVPAGLASRDSLRLEAGMPLYGNELSREGNPFAAGLGPVVALSKEGDFVGKEALAALKADGAGVSTGRKLVGLKGLGRRAGRSHYPVLKDGAVVGEVTSGQPSPTLGYPVVMAYVDVAYAEPGTTLDVDLRGKAEPFEVVALPFYKRSR encoded by the coding sequence ATGACTGAGAAGCACACGGCCCTCTACGAGGAGCACAAGAAGCTCGGCGCCTCCTTCACCGATTTCGGTGGCTGGCAGATGCCGCTCAAATACACTTCCGAGCTCGCCGAACACCACGCCGTCCGGAAGTCCGCCGGCCTGTTCGACCTCTCCCACATGGGCGAAGTCTGGGTCACCGGGCCGCAGGCAGCAGAGTTCCTGGACTACGCGCTGGTAGGCAAGATCTCCGCCATGGCCGAGGGCAAAGCCAAGTACTCGCTGATCTGCCAGGAAGATGGCGGCATCATCGATGACCTGATCGTCTACCGTCGCGGCGCCGACAAGTTCCTGGTGGTTCCGAACGCAGGCAATGCCTTCGTGGTCGCTGCTGAGCTGCTGCAGCGCGCCGCGGGCTATGACGTGCTTGTTGAGGATGCTTCATCGTCGACGTCGTTGATCGCCGTTCAGGGGCCGCTTGCGGAAGCGATCCTGCTGCGTTTGGTCCCGGCCGGACAGCACTCGCTGGTCACGGACCTGAAGTACTACGCGGCAGTCGAGGTGACCTTCCTGGTGGCCGGGAGTGGGCAGGATCTTCTCCTGGCACGCACCGGTTACACCGGCGAGGACGGGTTCGAGATCTTCGTGCCCAACGAATCCGCCGCCGCGCTGTGGCAGGCCATCTCCGCCGTCGCCGAGGAAGGCGAGCTCGTTCCGGCCGGTCTGGCCTCCCGCGACTCCCTGCGTCTCGAAGCCGGCATGCCCCTCTACGGCAATGAGCTGTCCCGTGAAGGCAATCCCTTCGCGGCCGGGCTCGGCCCTGTAGTGGCCTTGTCCAAGGAAGGCGACTTTGTTGGCAAGGAAGCCTTGGCAGCTTTGAAGGCCGACGGCGCAGGTGTCTCCACTGGTCGCAAGCTTGTGGGCCTCAAGGGCCTCGGGCGCCGCGCCGGACGTTCGCACTACCCGGTCTTGAAGGACGGCGCCGTTGTTGGCGAAGTGACCTCCGGCCAGCCCAGCCCAACGCTCGGGTACCCGGTAGTGATGGCCTACGTTGACGTTGCTTATGCTGAACCTGGCACCACTCTTGACGTCGATCTGCGCGGCAAGGCAGAGCCGTTCGAGGTCGTGGCCCTGCCGTTCTACAAACGGTCCCGCTAA
- a CDS encoding DNA/RNA non-specific endonuclease, which produces MSGGYDRDFLRARLELPSPSATTILLDYTHFSVRFRAARKLAAIVGVNISGGELNPLAREGTWHFDDRIPREQQAGPDVYKNNAFDRGHLVRRLDPVWGDAATAKKANQDTFAFTNAAPQVDDFNQGKELWVGLEDHVLKHADAFDAKLSVFTGPVFADDDSEYRGVRIPKKFWKIAAWTNDGTLGAAGFVLDQSPLLGKVELKKAITERLLEGEPPPLGPFRTFQVPIGEIAELTGLSLSRLTNADRLTSGTRELGKAPKAIQLESMEQVRL; this is translated from the coding sequence ATGAGCGGGGGATATGACCGGGATTTCTTGCGGGCACGCCTTGAGCTGCCCAGTCCGTCGGCGACGACGATTCTGCTGGACTACACCCATTTCTCAGTGCGTTTCCGGGCTGCGCGGAAGCTCGCAGCGATCGTTGGCGTTAATATCAGCGGCGGTGAACTGAATCCTTTGGCCCGCGAGGGAACCTGGCACTTTGACGACCGGATTCCCCGCGAGCAACAGGCCGGCCCGGACGTTTACAAGAACAACGCGTTCGACCGTGGGCACTTGGTCCGGCGGCTCGACCCCGTATGGGGCGATGCTGCCACAGCCAAGAAAGCCAACCAGGACACTTTCGCCTTCACGAACGCCGCACCCCAAGTGGACGACTTCAACCAAGGCAAGGAGCTGTGGGTTGGCTTGGAGGATCACGTCCTCAAGCATGCGGACGCCTTTGACGCGAAGCTGAGCGTCTTCACCGGGCCGGTTTTCGCTGACGACGACTCTGAGTACCGGGGAGTCAGGATTCCCAAGAAATTCTGGAAGATCGCGGCCTGGACCAATGATGGAACCCTCGGTGCTGCAGGCTTCGTGCTGGATCAGTCTCCATTGCTGGGGAAGGTGGAACTGAAGAAGGCGATCACTGAGCGGCTCCTGGAAGGTGAACCGCCACCCCTGGGCCCTTTCCGCACCTTCCAGGTTCCCATCGGGGAGATTGCGGAGCTGACCGGGCTGAGCCTAAGCCGGCTTACCAACGCCGACCGCTTGACCAGCGGGACGCGTGAACTGGGGAAGGCGCCGAAGGCCATCCAGCTGGAGAGCATGGAGCAGGTCCGGCTCTAA
- a CDS encoding L-serine ammonia-lyase, which translates to MAVGVFDLFSVGIGPSSSHTVGPMRAGAVFARELRESGVLSSVAGLRVDLYGSLAATGKGHGTFTATLLGLEGFEPELILPGEVEERLAAIAETGMLNLAGASGEGVLLPYAVGDMVLHPLTVLPRHTNGMKFAVTDAGGNVLREATFFSVGGGFIVREGEEDAARAELEESKAELPLPFRTAAELLGRCSSKGLGISDIMLVNERASRSEEEIREGLLHIWSVMEACVETSLKREGVLPGGLRVRRRAPDWLERLLKEDKDRNDPKYWQEWVNLIALAVNEENASGGRVVTAPTNGAAGIIPAVLYYALHYAPGMDQATQADRDDVVVRFLLAAGAVGVLYKEQASISGAEVGCQGEVGSASSMAAAGLAEVMGGSPAQVENAAEIAMEHNLGLTCDPIGGLVQIPCIERNAIAAAKAINAAKMALWGDGTHRVSLDEVIVTMRETGKDMSHKYKETAMGGLAVNVVEC; encoded by the coding sequence ATGGCTGTTGGTGTTTTCGATTTGTTCTCCGTGGGTATTGGTCCGTCGAGTTCGCATACGGTGGGTCCGATGCGGGCGGGGGCGGTGTTTGCGCGGGAGCTTCGTGAATCCGGTGTGCTGTCTTCGGTGGCGGGGTTGAGGGTGGATTTGTATGGTTCTTTGGCTGCGACGGGTAAGGGTCATGGCACCTTTACGGCTACGTTGCTGGGTTTGGAGGGGTTTGAGCCGGAGTTGATCCTGCCCGGTGAGGTGGAGGAGCGTCTTGCTGCGATCGCGGAGACGGGCATGCTGAACCTGGCCGGGGCTTCGGGTGAGGGTGTGCTGTTGCCGTATGCGGTGGGGGATATGGTGTTGCATCCGTTGACGGTGTTGCCGCGGCATACGAACGGGATGAAGTTCGCTGTTACCGATGCCGGGGGGAACGTGCTGAGGGAGGCGACGTTTTTCTCGGTGGGTGGCGGGTTCATTGTTCGTGAGGGCGAGGAGGACGCGGCGCGGGCTGAGTTGGAGGAGTCCAAGGCGGAGTTGCCGTTGCCGTTCCGGACCGCTGCGGAGTTGCTGGGCCGGTGCTCGTCCAAGGGTCTGGGGATCAGCGACATCATGCTGGTCAATGAGCGGGCGTCCCGGTCCGAGGAGGAGATCCGGGAGGGTTTGCTGCATATCTGGTCGGTGATGGAGGCCTGTGTTGAAACGTCGCTCAAGCGCGAGGGTGTGCTGCCCGGGGGACTGAGGGTCCGCCGTCGTGCTCCTGATTGGTTGGAGCGGTTGTTGAAGGAGGACAAGGACCGGAACGATCCGAAGTACTGGCAGGAGTGGGTGAACCTGATCGCGTTGGCGGTCAATGAGGAGAACGCTTCCGGTGGGCGGGTGGTCACTGCTCCGACCAATGGTGCGGCCGGGATCATTCCTGCGGTGTTGTATTACGCGTTGCATTATGCCCCGGGGATGGATCAGGCCACGCAGGCGGACCGGGATGATGTGGTGGTGCGGTTCTTGCTCGCTGCCGGTGCGGTGGGTGTGTTGTATAAGGAGCAGGCCTCGATTTCCGGTGCGGAGGTTGGGTGTCAGGGTGAGGTGGGTTCGGCGTCGTCGATGGCTGCTGCGGGGTTGGCTGAGGTGATGGGTGGTTCCCCGGCTCAGGTGGAGAACGCTGCGGAGATCGCGATGGAGCATAATCTGGGGTTGACGTGTGATCCGATTGGTGGGTTGGTGCAGATTCCGTGTATTGAGCGGAACGCGATCGCGGCGGCGAAGGCGATCAATGCCGCGAAGATGGCGTTGTGGGGTGATGGCACGCACCGGGTTTCCCTTGATGAAGTCATCGTGACCATGCGTGAGACGGGTAAGGACATGTCCCACAAATACAAAGAAACCGCGATGGGCGGCCTCGCCGTCAACGTCGTCGAATGCTGA
- a CDS encoding peptidoglycan-binding protein yields the protein MRTPLTSAIDSIDKKVEVSAAVERKSLAASIVVSATMTAGPSVSLRASIPKGADRAVVTAVYVDTGATVAPGSLIAAVSGRPVIVMSTDVPLYRDLLEGNRGPDVLGLQKWLQGMGYWPDATGIFDQRTENAVKNFYRDLQLTAPTSEDKKVVFRWREFVQIPGNTGTIMTLVRPGDVLAEDLSLGIVQTAPDMVVGRATIDQADALVVGKQVDLEAEGYLAKGTIQSIGSFSEGDPEKGVVPGMDVVSTVPVEGTPPKPGQSVSIKVHEAAIESLAVPLTAVKQDDRGPYVILSGAQGQGQSSPTPERVDITVTEQRDGWVAIEETSLLQPGTLVIVS from the coding sequence ATGCGAACACCGCTAACTTCAGCAATCGATTCCATAGATAAAAAAGTTGAAGTGAGCGCTGCTGTAGAAAGGAAGTCACTGGCCGCTTCCATCGTCGTTTCTGCAACGATGACCGCCGGACCCTCCGTGTCGTTGCGTGCATCTATCCCCAAGGGAGCCGACCGGGCGGTCGTGACGGCCGTGTATGTCGACACGGGCGCAACGGTCGCCCCGGGGTCGCTTATCGCGGCCGTCTCAGGACGTCCCGTTATTGTCATGTCTACCGACGTACCTCTCTACCGGGACCTACTTGAGGGCAACCGGGGCCCGGATGTACTGGGGTTGCAGAAATGGCTTCAGGGCATGGGGTACTGGCCGGATGCCACGGGGATTTTTGATCAACGGACGGAGAACGCCGTCAAGAACTTCTACCGCGACCTCCAATTGACGGCCCCGACATCTGAAGACAAGAAGGTTGTTTTTCGCTGGCGGGAGTTCGTGCAGATCCCGGGGAATACGGGAACGATCATGACCTTGGTACGACCCGGCGATGTATTAGCGGAAGATTTGAGCTTGGGGATCGTCCAGACGGCCCCTGACATGGTGGTTGGGCGTGCCACCATAGACCAGGCCGATGCGCTCGTTGTGGGCAAGCAGGTCGATCTCGAAGCTGAAGGGTACTTGGCAAAGGGAACAATCCAAAGCATTGGTTCTTTTAGCGAAGGAGACCCCGAGAAGGGTGTCGTTCCGGGCATGGACGTCGTGTCCACTGTTCCCGTGGAGGGAACGCCACCAAAGCCAGGGCAGTCGGTTTCAATCAAGGTCCACGAAGCGGCCATTGAATCTTTGGCCGTCCCTTTGACCGCTGTCAAGCAGGATGACCGGGGCCCCTACGTGATCTTGTCAGGGGCGCAGGGGCAGGGACAAAGCAGCCCAACGCCCGAACGGGTGGACATTACAGTAACCGAGCAGCGCGACGGATGGGTTGCTATCGAGGAGACTTCGCTACTACAACCCGGAACATTGGTGATCGTCTCGTGA
- the gcvP gene encoding aminomethyl-transferring glycine dehydrogenase, producing MTVSSASTTFVDRHIGARRQADIGTMLKSVGYDSVDSLVDTAVPNDIRQDVALTLQNALSEVEVLAELRKLASKNKTAVQMIGQGYYDTITPPVIRRNILESPAWYTAYTPYQPEISQGRLEALLNFQTMVQDLVGLPIANASLLDEATAVAEAVLMMRRANKNKAVQDGKTVLDADCLPQTIAIVKGRAEALGFEVEVADLSAGLPDGDINGVVLQQPGVSGRVFDHSAVIAEAKERGALVTVAADLLSLTLITPPGEQGADIAVGSAQRLGVPLFFGGPHAAYMAVQKGLERSMPGRLVGVSKDDAGVPAYRLALQTREQHIRREKATSNICTAQALLAIVASMYAVYHGPEGLKAIAETAHHHARTLAASLKAAGVEVLHGSFFDTITVRVPGRGAELVAAAEERGINLRGIDGDTVGISVDETTTTDIVGSVLEVFGASVVESAEGFALEASVERSSEYLQHPVFNTHRSETQLLRYIRKLSDRDLALDRTMIPLGSCTMKLNATAEMEAISWPEFASIHPFAPDSQTEGWRELIADLEAQLTEITGYDQVSIQPNAGSQGELAGLLAIRGYHHSRGDQQRNVCLIPASAHGTNAASAVLAGMKVVVVATAADGTIDHEDLKAKIEANREVLSAIMITYPSTHGVYDADVREVCDAVHEAGGQVYIDGANLNALVGLAQPGKFGGDVSHLNLHKTFCIPHGGGGPGVGPVAAKAHLAPFMPGNAASWTEGNDVPISASRFGSAGVLPISWAYVKLMGGQGLTEATKSALLAANYIAARLNDYFPVLYTGEAGLVAHECILDLRELTAKTGVTAEDVAKRLIDFGFHAPTLAFPVAGTLMVEPTESEDLVEIDRFIEAMITIRKEIDQVAHGDFSVQDSPLRRAPHTAAAVVSSDWDRAYPREQAAFPVHHLKQDKYFPPVGRIDGAAGDRNLVCSCPPIEDFEN from the coding sequence GTGACGGTTAGTTCAGCCTCCACCACCTTCGTCGATCGGCACATCGGTGCCCGCCGCCAGGCCGACATCGGCACCATGCTCAAGTCAGTCGGTTACGACTCCGTGGATTCCCTCGTGGACACCGCGGTTCCCAACGACATCCGCCAGGACGTTGCCCTGACGCTGCAGAACGCGCTGAGCGAGGTGGAGGTCCTTGCTGAACTCCGCAAGCTTGCTTCCAAGAACAAGACTGCTGTCCAGATGATCGGCCAGGGCTACTACGACACCATCACGCCGCCGGTTATCCGCCGCAACATTCTCGAGTCGCCGGCCTGGTACACCGCCTACACTCCGTACCAGCCGGAAATTTCCCAGGGCCGCCTCGAAGCGCTGCTGAACTTCCAGACCATGGTGCAGGACCTCGTTGGCCTTCCGATCGCCAATGCTTCGCTCCTTGACGAAGCCACCGCAGTCGCTGAAGCCGTGCTGATGATGCGCCGTGCCAACAAGAACAAAGCCGTCCAGGATGGCAAGACCGTCCTCGACGCAGACTGCCTGCCGCAGACCATCGCGATCGTGAAGGGCCGCGCTGAGGCGCTCGGCTTCGAGGTGGAGGTTGCGGACCTCTCCGCGGGACTGCCCGACGGCGACATCAACGGCGTCGTCCTCCAGCAGCCCGGCGTCTCCGGCCGTGTCTTCGACCACTCCGCCGTCATCGCCGAGGCGAAAGAGCGGGGCGCGCTGGTGACGGTTGCTGCCGACCTTCTTTCCCTCACGCTCATCACGCCCCCGGGTGAACAGGGTGCGGACATCGCCGTCGGCTCCGCCCAGCGACTGGGTGTTCCGCTGTTCTTCGGCGGCCCGCACGCCGCTTACATGGCAGTCCAGAAGGGGCTGGAGCGTTCCATGCCCGGCCGTCTGGTGGGCGTTTCCAAGGACGACGCCGGCGTCCCCGCCTACCGCTTGGCGCTGCAGACCCGCGAGCAGCACATCCGCCGCGAAAAGGCCACGTCCAACATCTGCACGGCGCAGGCTCTCCTGGCCATCGTCGCCTCGATGTATGCCGTTTACCACGGCCCCGAAGGCTTGAAGGCCATTGCCGAGACCGCCCACCACCACGCGCGCACCCTTGCGGCCTCACTGAAGGCTGCCGGCGTCGAGGTCCTGCACGGGTCCTTCTTCGACACCATCACGGTTCGCGTTCCGGGCCGCGGCGCCGAGCTCGTCGCTGCTGCCGAAGAGCGTGGCATCAACCTGCGTGGAATCGACGGGGACACCGTGGGTATCTCCGTGGATGAGACAACAACAACTGACATCGTCGGCAGTGTCCTTGAAGTTTTCGGTGCCTCCGTGGTTGAGTCCGCAGAGGGCTTTGCGCTGGAGGCTTCCGTTGAGCGCTCCAGTGAGTACCTGCAGCACCCCGTGTTCAACACCCATCGCTCCGAAACGCAGCTCCTGCGCTACATCCGCAAGCTCTCCGATCGCGACCTCGCGCTGGACCGGACCATGATTCCGCTGGGTTCGTGCACCATGAAGCTGAACGCCACGGCGGAGATGGAAGCCATTTCCTGGCCCGAGTTCGCCTCCATCCACCCCTTCGCTCCTGATTCCCAGACCGAGGGCTGGCGTGAACTCATCGCCGACCTCGAAGCCCAGCTGACCGAGATCACGGGCTACGACCAGGTCTCCATCCAGCCGAACGCCGGGTCCCAGGGCGAGCTTGCCGGCCTGCTGGCGATCCGCGGCTACCACCACTCCCGCGGAGACCAGCAGCGGAACGTCTGCCTCATCCCCGCCTCGGCACACGGCACCAACGCAGCTTCCGCCGTGCTCGCCGGCATGAAGGTCGTTGTTGTAGCCACTGCAGCTGACGGAACCATCGACCACGAGGATCTCAAGGCCAAGATCGAGGCCAACCGCGAAGTTCTCTCGGCCATCATGATCACGTACCCCTCTACCCACGGTGTCTACGACGCCGACGTGCGGGAAGTCTGCGACGCTGTCCACGAAGCCGGTGGCCAGGTCTACATCGACGGTGCAAACCTCAATGCACTGGTCGGTTTGGCGCAGCCGGGCAAGTTCGGCGGCGACGTGTCCCACCTGAACCTGCACAAGACCTTCTGCATCCCGCACGGCGGTGGCGGACCCGGCGTCGGCCCCGTTGCCGCGAAGGCCCACCTGGCCCCGTTCATGCCCGGCAACGCCGCATCATGGACCGAAGGCAATGACGTTCCGATTTCGGCATCGCGCTTTGGTTCGGCCGGCGTGCTCCCCATCTCCTGGGCTTACGTGAAGCTCATGGGCGGGCAGGGCCTTACCGAAGCAACCAAGTCCGCACTGCTGGCTGCCAACTACATCGCAGCCCGCCTCAACGACTACTTCCCGGTGCTCTACACAGGCGAAGCAGGCTTGGTCGCCCACGAGTGCATCCTGGACCTCCGCGAGCTGACGGCCAAGACCGGGGTTACGGCCGAGGACGTGGCCAAGCGCCTCATCGACTTCGGCTTCCACGCACCCACCCTGGCGTTCCCGGTGGCCGGCACCCTCATGGTTGAGCCCACCGAATCCGAGGACCTCGTGGAGATCGACCGCTTCATCGAAGCCATGATCACCATCCGCAAGGAAATCGATCAGGTAGCACATGGCGACTTCTCCGTGCAGGATTCCCCGCTTCGCCGGGCACCCCACACGGCAGCCGCCGTCGTAAGCTCCGATTGGGACCGCGCCTACCCGCGTGAGCAGGCCGCCTTCCCCGTCCACCACTTGAAGCAGGACAAGTACTTCCCGCCGGTGGGCCGCATCGATGGCGCAGCAGGCGACCGCAACCTCGTTTGTTCATGCCCTCCGATCGAAGACTTCGAGAACTAA
- the gcvH gene encoding glycine cleavage system protein GcvH has product MPKVAPELQYSDEHEWVLRGEGNSVSVGISEVATDALGDIVYVDLPEVGSTVTAGETCGEVESTKSVSDLYSPVTGEVTEINDAVVSDPALINNDPYGEGWLFKVAAESDGPLLSAQEYASKNGGDLG; this is encoded by the coding sequence ATGCCCAAAGTAGCGCCTGAACTTCAGTACTCCGACGAGCACGAGTGGGTTTTGCGTGGGGAGGGAAACTCGGTATCCGTCGGTATCTCCGAGGTAGCCACCGACGCACTGGGGGACATCGTCTACGTGGACCTGCCCGAGGTCGGTTCCACCGTGACCGCAGGCGAAACCTGTGGAGAGGTCGAGTCCACCAAGTCCGTCTCAGACCTCTACTCACCCGTTACCGGCGAGGTCACCGAGATCAACGACGCCGTTGTGTCCGACCCCGCACTCATCAACAACGACCCCTACGGTGAGGGCTGGTTGTTCAAGGTCGCTGCTGAATCCGATGGCCCGCTGCTCTCCGCCCAGGAATACGCCTCCAAGAACGGCGGCGACCTGGGCTAG
- a CDS encoding MFS transporter: protein MFSSSATKAPRTSTRRLHGRTAAWRDWTALALLMFPVLLVAVDNTALTFALPEIARSLEVGGIQLLWIVDAYPLVLAALLVSMGNLGDRIGRRRLLLAGSTGFAAVSAATAFAPSAEWLIAGRAALGVFGAMLMPSTLSLIRNIFTDPNRRRLAIAVWAAGFSGGAALGPIFGGWLVEHFWWGAVFLVATFLLLPLLAFGRILIPESKDANPGRVDVPSIVLSVLTMAPFVYGIKEFAVHGFGPTAAFFMLFGAVLGVLFVRRQQQLASPMLDVRLFSNKVFSTAIVANVLSLFSMTGFIYFFAQHLQLIEGQSPMEAGIAMIPALLATIVAGLVVVPLVKRIRPGFVVAGGLVLNAVGYLAVVVGDHGSGPVFLLSALTVLAVGVGAAETISNDLILGSVPADKSGAASAISETGYELGSLLGTAVLGSILTASYQHNLVIPDGVSAAAAGQSGETLAGAVDAAAALPAPLSEALTAAAGVAFESGVHVTAAIGLVLMAGAAVLAAVVLRRVPKAQ, encoded by the coding sequence ATGTTTTCGTCGTCCGCAACCAAAGCTCCCCGCACTTCCACCCGTCGCCTCCACGGCAGGACGGCAGCATGGCGCGACTGGACGGCCCTTGCCCTGCTCATGTTTCCGGTTCTCCTGGTGGCCGTGGACAACACCGCCCTCACCTTCGCTCTACCGGAGATCGCCCGCTCATTGGAAGTCGGGGGCATCCAGCTTCTGTGGATCGTTGACGCGTACCCGCTGGTCCTGGCTGCATTGCTGGTATCCATGGGCAACCTCGGCGACAGGATAGGACGACGGCGGCTGCTTCTGGCCGGCAGCACAGGCTTCGCTGCGGTGTCGGCTGCTACGGCGTTCGCGCCCTCGGCTGAATGGCTGATAGCCGGCCGCGCAGCCCTTGGAGTCTTCGGCGCCATGCTGATGCCCTCAACACTGTCCCTGATCAGGAACATCTTCACCGATCCGAACCGGCGCCGCCTCGCCATCGCCGTCTGGGCAGCCGGGTTCTCGGGCGGCGCAGCCCTCGGTCCCATCTTTGGGGGCTGGCTGGTGGAGCACTTCTGGTGGGGAGCTGTCTTCCTGGTGGCAACGTTCCTGCTCCTGCCCCTGCTTGCGTTCGGCAGGATCCTCATTCCGGAGTCGAAGGACGCCAACCCTGGCCGGGTGGACGTACCAAGCATCGTCCTGTCCGTCCTCACCATGGCTCCGTTCGTCTACGGCATCAAGGAATTCGCCGTGCACGGCTTCGGGCCAACCGCGGCTTTCTTCATGCTCTTCGGCGCGGTACTGGGCGTGCTCTTCGTGCGGCGGCAGCAGCAGTTGGCCAGCCCCATGCTGGACGTGCGCCTCTTCAGCAACAAAGTGTTCAGCACGGCCATCGTCGCCAACGTGCTGTCCCTGTTCTCCATGACCGGGTTCATCTACTTCTTCGCCCAGCACCTGCAACTCATCGAAGGCCAGTCGCCCATGGAGGCCGGCATTGCCATGATCCCGGCCCTCTTGGCCACCATCGTGGCAGGGCTGGTAGTGGTGCCGCTGGTGAAGCGGATCCGCCCCGGCTTCGTGGTGGCGGGCGGCCTGGTCCTCAACGCAGTGGGGTACCTGGCGGTTGTCGTGGGCGATCACGGAAGCGGCCCGGTGTTCCTGCTCTCAGCACTGACGGTGTTGGCAGTTGGTGTGGGTGCTGCGGAGACCATCTCCAACGACCTCATCCTGGGCTCGGTCCCGGCGGACAAGTCCGGCGCGGCATCCGCCATCTCGGAAACAGGCTACGAACTGGGATCGCTCCTGGGCACCGCCGTCCTGGGCTCCATCCTGACCGCGTCCTACCAGCACAACCTGGTGATACCGGACGGCGTATCCGCTGCCGCTGCGGGCCAGTCAGGGGAAACCTTGGCCGGAGCGGTTGATGCGGCGGCCGCACTGCCCGCGCCCTTGTCCGAGGCACTGACTGCGGCCGCAGGGGTGGCCTTCGAATCCGGAGTGCACGTCACCGCGGCGATCGGGCTGGTACTGATGGCCGGAGCGGCAGTGCTTGCCGCCGTCGTTCTTCGCCGGGTGCCGAAGGCGCAGTAG